CTGCGGCACATCGTTCACGCGTGCTGGAGGACGAGCCGCTGGCGCTGCGGCGGACGCTTTCGCTCGGGGAGCTGGCGCGACTCTCGTCGGCGGTGCCTGTTGGGGCCGTGGTCGGGGCGGATGACGCTGCGCGGCTGGGGTCGTTGGTGCGGGCTTCCCTGGCGCAGCGGCATCGCTTTCCCGGGGCGCACTCGGAGGACGACGTCGTCGACCCGTACCGGCTCGGAGACAAGGTTTACGCGGAGTCGTATGCGCAGCTCACGGGACACGTGGGGCGGATCGTGGGGGCGCTCGGACATACCGCGTAGCGGTTTGGGCCAACTGCGAACCTGGACTGGACGGTTCATCTAGGGTTCACGGGCTGTCGAGCCGCAGGGCTCCCGACGAAAGCCCACACCATGCCGAGTCTCAAGAAGAACGTCCTCTACCAGAGCGTCTACCAGATCCTGGTGCTTCTCGCGCCGCTGGTCACGGCGCCCTACGTCTCGCGTGTCCTCGGGCCCGAGGGCGTGGGACTCAACTCGTGGACATTCTCGGTCGCCGAGTATTTCGTGCTCGTTGCCATGCTGGGTATCGCCAACCACGGCGCCCGCACGATCGCTCGTGTCCGCGGCGACCGGGAGCGACTCAACCGCGAGTTCAGCGATCTGCTGTTCGTCCACGTCCTCGTCTCGGCCCTCGCCGTTGTCGCGTACCTGGTGTTCGTTCTGGCCTTCGTCGAGGGGAACCGCACCCTGTTCGCCATCCAGGGTCTCTGGATCGTTGCCGCCGCACTCGACCTCAACTGGTTCTTCTCGGGTATCGAGCAGTTCGGCGTCATCGTCGCTCGCAACACCGTCATCAAACTCGCGACGATCATCTCGATCTTCGTTTTCGTCCGCGGCCCCGGGGATCTGTGGGTGTACGTCGCGATCCTCGCGCTGGGTGCGCTCCTGGGGCAGGCGTCGGTCTGGCCGTTCGTCACGGCACATATCACATATCGGCGCCCCGTCTGGGCGAGCGCCATCACGCACATCCGGCCCCTGCTGGTCCTGTTCGCGCCCGTCGTTGCCGTCAGCTTCTACCGGATAACCAGTCGGGTGATGCTCGGCGCGATGACCTCCGAGGCGCAGGTCGGGTTCTACGCGAACGCCGAGAAGATCATCGGCATCCCATTGGGACTTATCGGCGCCTTCGCGGCCGTCATGCTGCCCCGGATGTCGAACCTCGTCGCGTCCGGGAACGAGGGGGACGTGAAGCGGTTGATGTCCACGTCGTTCCGCTACGTGTGGCTCGTGGGCACTGCGCTGACCTTCGGCCTCGCCGGCATCGGGCTGGAGCTCGCTCCGCTCTTCTTCGGCGAGGACTTCGCTGCGACGGGACCTCTCATCGTCGGCATGGCTGTGACGATCCCCTTCATGGCGTTCTCGAGCGTGATCCGCGCACAGTGCCTCATCCCGCGGTCTCTGGACAAGAAGTTCACCGCCTCGCTCTTCTGCGGCGCGATCGTCAGCGTGATTGCCAACCTCGTCCTGATCCCGCGCTTGGAAGCGGTCGGCGCGGTCATCGCCATCGTGCTCGCCGAGATCACTGTCTGCGTCGTGCAGATGATCTCCGTACGGGACCTCCTGCCCATCGGACAGTACGTGCGGCTCGGGGCCTTCTTCCTTGTCGCGGGCATCGCCATGTTCCTGAGCGTCCGCGGGATCGCGGCGATCATGGAGTCTGGCGTGGCCATGATCGTGGTCCAGATCGTGGTGGGAGCGGCGGTCTACTCCACCGCCTCCGCCGTATACCTGTGGCGCGTCAAGGACGGCGTGTTCCTCGAGGCCCTCAAGCGGCTGGACCGCTTCCGGGGCTCACGCACAGCGGCCTGACGTCGCCCGCGCCGACTCCGCGCGCACCACTCCACGGGAGCCGCTGCTGCGCAGCAGCACCGATCGAGAGTTGCAGGCTATGCCGGGGACCGACCCGCCGGAGTCCGAGCCGGCCCCGTGGACTCCCGCACCACCAGGTCGGGGATCATGCGAACCGAGGGCGCTCGTTCTCCAGATGTGGTCTGTTCGACCAAGAGCTCGACGGCCCTTCTCCCGAGACGCACGAAGTCTTGGCGCACCGTCGTCAGCGGTGGGATCCAGAGCTGGCTGAGGGGATGATCGTCGAACCCGACGACGGAGACGTCGTCGGGGATGCGCCGCCCGCCGTCGACGAGGCCCTT
The Xylanimonas cellulosilytica DSM 15894 DNA segment above includes these coding regions:
- a CDS encoding low molecular weight phosphatase family protein translates to MCTGNICRSPALELLLSTALDGSVTVTSAGTRGLPGWGVSPPMAALLAADGISADGFASRALTASDVRGADLVLTLTAAHRSRVLEDEPLALRRTLSLGELARLSSAVPVGAVVGADDAARLGSLVRASLAQRHRFPGAHSEDDVVDPYRLGDKVYAESYAQLTGHVGRIVGALGHTA
- a CDS encoding flippase yields the protein MPSLKKNVLYQSVYQILVLLAPLVTAPYVSRVLGPEGVGLNSWTFSVAEYFVLVAMLGIANHGARTIARVRGDRERLNREFSDLLFVHVLVSALAVVAYLVFVLAFVEGNRTLFAIQGLWIVAAALDLNWFFSGIEQFGVIVARNTVIKLATIISIFVFVRGPGDLWVYVAILALGALLGQASVWPFVTAHITYRRPVWASAITHIRPLLVLFAPVVAVSFYRITSRVMLGAMTSEAQVGFYANAEKIIGIPLGLIGAFAAVMLPRMSNLVASGNEGDVKRLMSTSFRYVWLVGTALTFGLAGIGLELAPLFFGEDFAATGPLIVGMAVTIPFMAFSSVIRAQCLIPRSLDKKFTASLFCGAIVSVIANLVLIPRLEAVGAVIAIVLAEITVCVVQMISVRDLLPIGQYVRLGAFFLVAGIAMFLSVRGIAAIMESGVAMIVVQIVVGAAVYSTASAVYLWRVKDGVFLEALKRLDRFRGSRTAA